One part of the Arabidopsis thaliana chromosome 1 sequence genome encodes these proteins:
- a CDS encoding DEA(D/H)-box RNA helicase family protein (DEA(D/H)-box RNA helicase family protein; FUNCTIONS IN: helicase activity, ATP binding, ATP-dependent helicase activity, nucleic acid binding; LOCATED IN: cellular_component unknown; EXPRESSED IN: 15 plant structures; EXPRESSED DURING: 7 growth stages; CONTAINS InterPro DOMAIN/s: RNA helicase, DEAD-box type, Q motif (InterPro:IPR014014), DNA/RNA helicase, DEAD/DEAH box type, N-terminal (InterPro:IPR011545), DEAD-like helicase, N-terminal (InterPro:IPR014001), DNA/RNA helicase, C-terminal (InterPro:IPR001650), Helicase, superfamily 1/2, ATP-binding domain (InterPro:IPR014021); BEST Arabidopsis thaliana protein match is: eukaryotic initiation factor 4A-III (TAIR:AT3G19760.1); Has 43039 Blast hits to 42379 proteins in 3015 species: Archae - 601; Bacteria - 21889; Metazoa - 6256; Fungi - 4531; Plants - 2596; Viruses - 24; Other Eukaryotes - 7142 (source: NCBI BLink).), translated as MEGTLDEENLVFETTKGIKPIKSFDDMGMNDKVLRGVYDYGYKKPSEIQQRALVPILKGRDVIAQAQSGTGKTSMIAISVCQIVNISSRKVQVLVLSPSRELASQTEKTIQAIGAHTNIQAHACIGGKSIGEDIKKLERGVHAVSGTPGRVYDMIKRGSLQTKAVKLLVLDESDEMLSKGLKDQIYDVYRALPHDIQVCLISATLPQEILEMTEKFMTDPVRILVKPDELTLEGIKQYYVDVDKEEWKFDTLCDLYGRLTINQAIIFCNTRQKVDWLTEKMRSSNFIVSSMHGDKRQKERDDIMNQFRSFKSRVLIASDVWARGIDVQTVSHVINYDIPNNPELYIHRIGRAGRFGREGVAINFVKSSDMKDLKDIERHYGTKIREMPADLV; from the exons ATGGAAGGAACTTTAGATGAAGAGAATCTAGTCTTCGAAACCACCAAAGGTATCAAACCAATCAAGAGTTTCGATGACATGGGGATGAATGATAAAGTTCTTCGCGGCGTTTATGACTACGGTTACAAGAAACCATCTGAGATTCAGCAGAGAGCTTTGGTTCCGATTCTCAAAGGACGAGACGTCATAGCTCAGGCTCAGTCCGGTACTGGTAAAACCTCTATGATTGCTATCTCCGTTTGCCAAATCGTCAACATATCCTCCAGAAA ggTTCAAGTCTTGGTGTTGTCTCCATCAAGAGAGCTGGCTTCACAAACAGAGAAGACTATACAGGCTATTGGGGCACATACCAATATTCAGGCGCATGCTTGCATTGGTGGTAAGAGCATCGGTGAAGATATCAAGAAGCTAGAGCGTGGTGTCCACGCTGTGTCTGGGACACCTGGTCGAGTTTACGATATGATAAAGAGAGGAAGCTTACAAACTAAAGCTGTTAAACTTTTGGTTCTGGATGAATCAGATGAAATGCTGAGTAAAGGTTTGAAAGACCAGATTTATGACGTTTACAGAGCTCTTCCACACGATATTCAG GTTTGCTTGATTTCTGCTACTCTTCCTCAAGAGATTTTGGAGATGACAGAAAAGTTTATGACAGATCCTGTGAGGATTCTTGTGAAGCCTGATGAATTGACTCTTGAA GGAATCAAACAATACTATGTTGATGTTGATAAAGAAGAGTGGAAATTCGATACTCTTTGCGATCTTTATGGAAGACTTACTATTAACCAAGCTATTATCTTCTGCAACACAAGacaaaag gtTGATTGGCTTACTGAGAAGATGAGGAGTAGCAATTTCATAGTCTCATCAATGCATGGAGACAAACGTCAAAAGGAGAGAGATGATATCATGAACCAGTTTCGGTCATTTAAAAGCCGTGTTTTAATCGCCTCAGATGTATGGGCACGAGGGATCGACGTTCAAACT GTTTCTCATGTCATCAATTATGATATACCCAACAACCCGGAGCTATACATTCATCGTATAGGACGAGCTGGTCGTTTTGGTCGTGAAGGTGTTGCCATTAACTTTGTAAAATCTTCGGATATGAAAGATCTTAAGGATATTGAGCGACATTACGGTACTAAAATCCGCGAGATGCCAGCTGATCTTGTCTAA
- a CDS encoding DEA(D/H)-box RNA helicase family protein — translation MEGTLDEENLVFETTKGIKPIKSFDDMGMNDKVLRGVYDYGYKKPSEIQQRALVPILKGRDVIAQAQSGTGKTSMIAISVCQIVNISSRKVQVLVLSPSRELASQTEKTIQAIGAHTNIQAHACIGGKSIGEDIKKLERGVHAVSGTPGRVYDMIKRGSLQTKAVKLLVLDESDEMLSKGLKDQIYDVYRALPHDIQVCLISATLPQEILEMTEKFMTDPVRILVKPDELTLEGIKQYYVDVDKEEWKFDTLCDLYGRLTINQAIIFCNTRQKVKDSCS, via the exons ATGGAAGGAACTTTAGATGAAGAGAATCTAGTCTTCGAAACCACCAAAGGTATCAAACCAATCAAGAGTTTCGATGACATGGGGATGAATGATAAAGTTCTTCGCGGCGTTTATGACTACGGTTACAAGAAACCATCTGAGATTCAGCAGAGAGCTTTGGTTCCGATTCTCAAAGGACGAGACGTCATAGCTCAGGCTCAGTCCGGTACTGGTAAAACCTCTATGATTGCTATCTCCGTTTGCCAAATCGTCAACATATCCTCCAGAAA ggTTCAAGTCTTGGTGTTGTCTCCATCAAGAGAGCTGGCTTCACAAACAGAGAAGACTATACAGGCTATTGGGGCACATACCAATATTCAGGCGCATGCTTGCATTGGTGGTAAGAGCATCGGTGAAGATATCAAGAAGCTAGAGCGTGGTGTCCACGCTGTGTCTGGGACACCTGGTCGAGTTTACGATATGATAAAGAGAGGAAGCTTACAAACTAAAGCTGTTAAACTTTTGGTTCTGGATGAATCAGATGAAATGCTGAGTAAAGGTTTGAAAGACCAGATTTATGACGTTTACAGAGCTCTTCCACACGATATTCAG GTTTGCTTGATTTCTGCTACTCTTCCTCAAGAGATTTTGGAGATGACAGAAAAGTTTATGACAGATCCTGTGAGGATTCTTGTGAAGCCTGATGAATTGACTCTTGAA GGAATCAAACAATACTATGTTGATGTTGATAAAGAAGAGTGGAAATTCGATACTCTTTGCGATCTTTATGGAAGACTTACTATTAACCAAGCTATTATCTTCTGCAACACAAGacaaaaggtaaaagactcttGTTCTTAA
- a CDS encoding DEA(D/H)-box RNA helicase family protein, with product MEGTLDEENLVFETTKGIKPIKSFDDMGMNDKVLRGVYDYGYKKPSEIQQRALVPILKGRDVIAQAQSGTGKTSMIAISVCQIVNISSRKVQVLVLSPSRELASQTEKTIQAIGAHTNIQAHACIGGKSIGEDIKKLERGVHAVSGTPGRVYDMIKRGSLQTKAVKLLVLDESDEMLSKGLKDQIYDVYRALPHDIQVCLISATLPQEILEMTEKFMTDPVRILVKPDELTLEVSFSFCHFYALSFSFIMKCINLWFYRESNNTMLMLIKKSGNSILFAIFMEDLLLTKLLSSATQDKR from the exons ATGGAAGGAACTTTAGATGAAGAGAATCTAGTCTTCGAAACCACCAAAGGTATCAAACCAATCAAGAGTTTCGATGACATGGGGATGAATGATAAAGTTCTTCGCGGCGTTTATGACTACGGTTACAAGAAACCATCTGAGATTCAGCAGAGAGCTTTGGTTCCGATTCTCAAAGGACGAGACGTCATAGCTCAGGCTCAGTCCGGTACTGGTAAAACCTCTATGATTGCTATCTCCGTTTGCCAAATCGTCAACATATCCTCCAGAAA ggTTCAAGTCTTGGTGTTGTCTCCATCAAGAGAGCTGGCTTCACAAACAGAGAAGACTATACAGGCTATTGGGGCACATACCAATATTCAGGCGCATGCTTGCATTGGTGGTAAGAGCATCGGTGAAGATATCAAGAAGCTAGAGCGTGGTGTCCACGCTGTGTCTGGGACACCTGGTCGAGTTTACGATATGATAAAGAGAGGAAGCTTACAAACTAAAGCTGTTAAACTTTTGGTTCTGGATGAATCAGATGAAATGCTGAGTAAAGGTTTGAAAGACCAGATTTATGACGTTTACAGAGCTCTTCCACACGATATTCAG GTTTGCTTGATTTCTGCTACTCTTCCTCAAGAGATTTTGGAGATGACAGAAAAGTTTATGACAGATCCTGTGAGGATTCTTGTGAAGCCTGATGAATTGACTCTTGAAGTAAGTTTTTCCTTCTGCCATTTTTATGCtttaagttttagttttatcatGAAATGCATCAACCTTTGGTTTTATAGGGAATCAAACAATACTATGTTGATGTTGATAAAGAAGAGTGGAAATTCGATACTCTTTGCGATCTTTATGGAAGACTTACTATTAACCAAGCTATTATCTTCTGCAACACAAGacaaaaggtaa
- a CDS encoding DEA(D/H)-box RNA helicase family protein: MEGTLDEENLVFETTKGIKPIKSFDDMGMNDKVLRGVYDYGYKKPSEIQQRALVPILKGRDVIAQAQSGTGKTSMIAISVCQIVNISSRKVQVLVLSPSRELASQTEKTIQAIGAHTNIQAHACIGGKSIGEDIKKLERGVHAVSGTPGRVYDMIKRGSLQTKAVKLLVLDESDEMLSKGLKDQIYDVYRALPHDIQVCLISATLPQEILEMTEKFMTDPVRILVKPDELTLEVSFSFCHFYALSFSFIMKCINLWFYRESNNTMLMLIKKSGNSILFAIFMEDLLLTKLLSSATQDKRLIGLLRR; encoded by the exons ATGGAAGGAACTTTAGATGAAGAGAATCTAGTCTTCGAAACCACCAAAGGTATCAAACCAATCAAGAGTTTCGATGACATGGGGATGAATGATAAAGTTCTTCGCGGCGTTTATGACTACGGTTACAAGAAACCATCTGAGATTCAGCAGAGAGCTTTGGTTCCGATTCTCAAAGGACGAGACGTCATAGCTCAGGCTCAGTCCGGTACTGGTAAAACCTCTATGATTGCTATCTCCGTTTGCCAAATCGTCAACATATCCTCCAGAAA ggTTCAAGTCTTGGTGTTGTCTCCATCAAGAGAGCTGGCTTCACAAACAGAGAAGACTATACAGGCTATTGGGGCACATACCAATATTCAGGCGCATGCTTGCATTGGTGGTAAGAGCATCGGTGAAGATATCAAGAAGCTAGAGCGTGGTGTCCACGCTGTGTCTGGGACACCTGGTCGAGTTTACGATATGATAAAGAGAGGAAGCTTACAAACTAAAGCTGTTAAACTTTTGGTTCTGGATGAATCAGATGAAATGCTGAGTAAAGGTTTGAAAGACCAGATTTATGACGTTTACAGAGCTCTTCCACACGATATTCAG GTTTGCTTGATTTCTGCTACTCTTCCTCAAGAGATTTTGGAGATGACAGAAAAGTTTATGACAGATCCTGTGAGGATTCTTGTGAAGCCTGATGAATTGACTCTTGAAGTAAGTTTTTCCTTCTGCCATTTTTATGCtttaagttttagttttatcatGAAATGCATCAACCTTTGGTTTTATAGGGAATCAAACAATACTATGTTGATGTTGATAAAGAAGAGTGGAAATTCGATACTCTTTGCGATCTTTATGGAAGACTTACTATTAACCAAGCTATTATCTTCTGCAACACAAGacaaaag gtTGATTGGCTTACTGAGAAGATGA
- the NFU5 gene encoding NFU domain protein 5 (NFU domain protein 5 (NFU5); FUNCTIONS IN: structural molecule activity, copper ion binding, ATP binding; INVOLVED IN: iron-sulfur cluster assembly; LOCATED IN: mitochondrion; CONTAINS InterPro DOMAIN/s: NIF system FeS cluster assembly, NifU, C-terminal (InterPro:IPR001075), HIRA-interacting protein 5 (InterPro:IPR017065), NIF system FeS cluster assembly, NifU-like scaffold, N-terminal (InterPro:IPR014824); BEST Arabidopsis thaliana protein match is: NFU domain protein 4 (TAIR:AT3G20970.1); Has 5960 Blast hits to 5916 proteins in 1563 species: Archae - 16; Bacteria - 3044; Metazoa - 168; Fungi - 162; Plants - 181; Viruses - 3; Other Eukaryotes - 2386 (source: NCBI BLink).): MKGLTRLLNSLSRHTASVTCSPSSSSLLISRRSLFISAATHFPVNFSESITTNASRNCSRSSSFPFNWIEQRRTMFIQTQSTPNPSSLMFSPGKPVMEIGSADFPNSRSAMSSPLAKAIFAIDGVVRVFYGSDFVTVTKSDDVTWDILKPDIFAVVMDFYSSGQPLFLDSQATAAKDTAIHEDDSETVAMIKELLETRIRPSVQDDGGDIEYCGFDTETGIVKLRMQGACSGCPSSSVTLKSGIENMLMHYVSEVKGVEQEFDGEEEGTSSGPME; encoded by the exons ATGAAAGGGCTTACGAGGCTTCTCAATTCTCTTTCGCGACATACAGCTTCCGTAACTtgttctccatcttcttcttctcttctgatATCACGTCGCTCTCTGTTTATCTCGGCGGCGACACACTTTCCGGTGAATTTCTCGGAGTCGATAACAACTAATGCTTCTCGTAACTGTTCGagatcttcttcatttccCTTCAATTGGATCG AGCAAAGGAGGACAATGTTTATCCAAACACAATCAACACCAAACCCCTCTTCTCTAATGTTTAGTCCTGGTAAACCAGTTATGGAGATTGGAAGTGCTGACTTCCCTAATTCTCGCTCTGCTATGAGTTCACCTTTAGCTAAAGCCATTTTCGCCATTGATG GTGTAGTTCGAGTTTTCTATGGGTCAGATTTTGTTACTGTAACAAAGTCAGATGATGTAACATGGGATATACTCAAGCCTGATATCTTTGCAGTGGTAATGGACTTTTACTCTTCTGGTCAGCCTTTGTTTCTCGACTCACAAGCTACAGCTGCCAAGGATACCGCTATTCATGAG GATGACTCTGAAACTGTAGCAATGATTAAGGAACTCTTGGAGACGCGTATCCGACCATCAGTCCAAGATGATGGAGGGGACATCGAGTATTGTGGATTCGATAC gGAAACTGGTATAGTGAAGCTTAGAATGCAAGGAGCTTGTAGCGGTTGTCCAAGTTCATCTGTTACTTTGAAATCCGGAATTGAGAATATGCTTATGCATTATGTTTCCGAG GTCAAAGGTGTTGAGCAAGAATTCGATGGTGAAGAGGAGGGAACATCTTCTGGTCCAATGGAGTAG
- a CDS encoding Photosystem II 5 kD protein (Photosystem II 5 kD protein; FUNCTIONS IN: molecular_function unknown; INVOLVED IN: response to UV-B, response to wounding, response to ozone; LOCATED IN: chloroplast thylakoid membrane, chloroplast thylakoid lumen, chloroplast photosystem II; EXPRESSED IN: 22 plant structures; EXPRESSED DURING: 13 growth stages; BEST Arabidopsis thaliana protein match is: photosystem II subunit T (TAIR:AT3G21055.1); Has 88 Blast hits to 88 proteins in 17 species: Archae - 0; Bacteria - 0; Metazoa - 0; Fungi - 0; Plants - 88; Viruses - 0; Other Eukaryotes - 0 (source: NCBI BLink).) — translation MASMTMTSSFLPTVSNLPANISSNSRRSLTVVKASGSENTTSLENKKQEQSMKMRRDLVFTAAAAAVCSLAKVAMADDEPKRGTEAAKKKYAPVCVTMPTAKICRN, via the coding sequence ATGGCGTCAATGACCATGACATCTTCATTTCTCCCTACCGTCTCAAACCTTCCGGCAAACATCTCCAGCAACAGCAGACGAAGCCTCACGGTGGTCAAAGCCTCCGGGAGTGAAAACACAACCAGCTTGGAGAACAAGAAGCAAGAACAGAGCATGAAGATGAGGAGGGATCTTGTCTTCACAGCTGCAGCTGCAGCTGTGTGCTCCTTAGCTAAGGTGGCAATGGCAGACGATGAGCCAAAGAGAGGAACAGAAGCTGCCAAGAAGAAGTATGCTCCAGTCTGTGTCACAATGCCTACCGCCAAGATATGCCGTAACTGA
- a CDS encoding uncharacterized protein (unknown protein; FUNCTIONS IN: molecular_function unknown; INVOLVED IN: biological_process unknown; LOCATED IN: endomembrane system; Has 30201 Blast hits to 17322 proteins in 780 species: Archae - 12; Bacteria - 1396; Metazoa - 17338; Fungi - 3422; Plants - 5037; Viruses - 0; Other Eukaryotes - 2996 (source: NCBI BLink).) encodes MLCSCFLFSKLVVFSLPEALTTVRLRLLLLEMFAGRFETVGRNEDVMVIDAIAIEKRRRR; translated from the exons ATGCTCTGTTCTTGCTTCTTGTTCTCCAAGCTGGTTGTGTTTTCACTCCCGGAGGCTTTGACCACCGTGAGGCTTCGTCTGCTGTTGCTGGAGATGTTTGCCGGAAGGTTTGAGACGGTAGGGAGAAATGAAGATGTCATGGTCATTGACGCCATTGCAATTG agaagagaagaagaagatga
- a CDS encoding myosin-like protein, translated as MERRNEALMIRKSKWQYPQVGSPTPRILQLPRRHSVRRNASKGLKTTVSSSSQKDRRVKLEVLFHQERTFDRGASIVMVNDNGGEKKDEEEGRRRGKVADGREIGVSGLSSSSAVDEVEEAKWRFQAEMLRSECNLLRIEKEIALKKMERRKKRMERTLRSAVLTLLSGKERISEGTKESKVLEDEISYLVEKLNELKSPKVKDMEARNFKHNFDKQASVLRRELERFDEAVSEEVCVKGIQKMAEASFSVHSDQNALRNNNGNIDTLSSKMEALSKGVLLERMEKEYGSSLVAPSSSSVQDMYCKGIKAHEEKKDCSRHCKVVMRKIADEVRAEAEQWSQMQEMLNQVRKEMEELQSCRDFWQNRALEADSEIQNLHSSVR; from the exons ATGGAGAGACGTAACGAAGCGTTGATGATTAGGAAATCGAAGTGGCAGTACCCACAAGTGGGTTCTCCGACGCCGAGGATTCTTCAGTTGCCACGGAGGCAtagtgttcgacgaaatgctTCAAAGGGCTTGAAGACAACAGTTTCTTCGTCGTCTCAGAAGGATCGGAGAGTGAAACTGGAGGTTTTGTTTCATCAAGAGAGGACTTTTGATCGGGGGGCATCGATTGTGATGGTGAATGATAATGGTGGTGAGAAgaaggatgaagaagagggaaGGAGAAGAGGGAAAGTTGCAGATGGGAGAGAGATTGGTGTGTCTgggttgtcttcttcttctgcggTTGATGAAGTTGAGGAAGCTAAGTGGAGGTTTCAAGCGGAGATGTTGAGATCAGAGTGTAATTTGTTAAgaatagaaaaagagattgctttgaagaagatggagaggaggaagaagcgAATGGAGCGGACGCTGAGATCTGCTGTTCTTACTCTTCTATCT GGGAAAGAGAGAATCTCTGAAGGGACGAAAGAGAGCAAGGTTTTGGAAGATGAGATAAGCTATTTGGTTGAGAAACTGAATGAGTTAAAGTCTCCAAAGGTTAAGGACATGGAAGCTAGAAACttcaaacataattttgatAAGCAAGCTTCTGTTTTAAGAAGAGAGCTAGAGAGGTTCGATGAAGCAGTTTCCGAAGAGGTTTGTGTCAAAGGGATTCAGAAAATGGCAGAGGCTAGCTTCTCCGTCCATTCTGATCAAAACGCTCTTAGGAACAATAATGGAAAT ATAGATACATTGAGTAGTAAAATGGAGGCGTTGTCAAAAGGGGTTTTGTTGGAAAGAATGGAGAAAGAATATGGATCGAGTCTCGTTGCACCGTCTTCAAGCTCTGTACAAGACATGTATTGTAAG GGAATTAAAGCGCATGAGGAAAAGAAAGACTGTTCTAGACACTGCAAAGTAGTTATGAGGAAGATTGCGGATGAAGTAAGAGCTGAAGCAGAGCAATGGTCACAAATGCAAGAGATGTTGAATCAAGTGAGAAAAGAAATGGAGGAACTTCAATCTTGTCGTGATTTCTGGCAAAACCGCGCCCTCGAAGCAGATTCCGA